A region of Plectropomus leopardus isolate mb chromosome 16, YSFRI_Pleo_2.0, whole genome shotgun sequence DNA encodes the following proteins:
- the nkx2.4b gene encoding NK2 homeobox 4b gives MSFSPKHSTPFSVTDILSPMEDSYRRFGGVDPAAGSLGSQLGAYRQPQVSQPGMQHHQHHHHHQAQQQHQPPHLHHHHHHHHHHHLSSSSSSSSSSSSASATAAAAAAALGPGGPYHVPHGVPQFSGAVGGFCNGGIGNVGDLPSYQETVRSGGAAAAWYSNPEPRYPTISRFMGPSAGMNMSGMVGSLAGMDSTAKSMVTLHAAPRRKRRVLFSQAQVYELERRFKQQKYLSAPEREHLAGLIHLTPNQVKIWFQNHRYKLKRQAKDKAAQPLQDGSGGGGSGGGLCATTHRSTSVSPVLSKNGKSCRNDSSGSNQTGNRQSSSGETMTATPQQQQVNQLSSTEELEDLSPSPPMGLHGQINMTQTDAALIEYTNSMIGSNLLYGRTW, from the exons ATGTCCTTCAGCCCAAAGCACTCAACCCCCTTCTCAGTCACCGACATTTTGAGCCCGATGGAGGACAGCTACAGGAGGTTTGGAGGTGTGGATCCCGCCGCGGGGAGTCTCGGGTCCCAGCTGGGCGCCTACCGGCAGCCGCAGGTCTCCCAGCCCGGTATGCAGCACCAtcagcaccaccaccaccaccaggcgcagcagcagcatcagccgCCTCAtctccatcaccatcaccaccaccatcaccatcaccacctgtcctcctcttcatcctcatcctcctcctcttcctcagcttCGGCCACCGCAGCAGCAGCCGCCGCCGCTCTGGGACCCGGCGGGCCCTATCATGTGCCCCACGGGGTGCCGCAGTTCTCCGGGGCCGTCGGAGGGTTCTGCAATGGCGGCATCGGGAACGTGGGAGACCTGCCGTCCTACCAGGAGACGGTGAGGAGCGGAGGTGCGGCAGCGGCGTGGTACAGCAACCCGGAGCCCAGATACCCGACAA TTTCCAGATTTATGGGCCCCTCCGCCGGGATGAACATGTCCGGGATGGTGGGCAGTTTGGCCGGGATGGACTCCACCGCCAAGTCCATGGTAACGCTGCACGCGGCGCCGCGGAGGAAGCGGCGGGTGCTCTTCTCGCAGGCGCAGGTGTACGAGTTGGAGCGGCGCTTCAAACAACAGAAGTATCTCTCCGCCCCGGAGAGGGAGCATCTGGCTGGACTGATCCACCTCACCCCGAACCAGGTCAAGATCTGGTTCCAGAACCACCGGTACAAGCTGAAGCGACAGGCCAAGGACAAGGCAGCTCAGCCGCTGCAGGACGGAAGCGGCGGCGGAGGGAGCGGTGGAGGTCTGTGCGCAACGACGCATCGCTCCACCTCAGTGTCCCCGGTTCTCTCCAAGAACGGTAAAAGCTGCCGGAACGACTCCAGCGGCTCCAACCAGACCGGAAACCGACAGAGCAGCTCGGGGGAGACGATGACAGCGaccccgcagcagcagcaggtgaacCAGCTGTCGTCCACGGAGGAGCTGGAGGATTTGTCTCCAAGTCCGCCGATGGGACTGCACGGTCAGATCAATATGACGCAGACGGACGCGGCGCTAATCGAGTACACAAACAGCATGATCGGCTCCAATTTACTGTACGGGAGAACTTGGTAG